A window of Cyanobacteriota bacterium genomic DNA:
CAAACATGGATTTAAACCGCAGTTTTACACCGATAACAGCCCTATGCCCCGCAGTAAGTGTGCTTGCTGATTTAACATTCTTTTTAGACTCTCGTCGTCGGGATGATCCCAACCCAACAAGTGCAACAAACCATGACTAGCTAACCATCCTAGTTCGCAGACAAGGGAATGACCTTGCTGATTGGCCTGTTGTTGCGCTGTCTCA
This region includes:
- the ybeY gene encoding rRNA maturation RNase YbeY, yielding TDVLAFATLDDPCPLPPEALELQPIYLGDIVISIETAQQQANQQGHSLVCELGWLASHGLLHLLGWDHPDDESLKRMLNQQAHLLRGIGLLSV